From the genome of Oscillospiraceae bacterium, one region includes:
- a CDS encoding metallophosphoesterase has protein sequence MNILVISDTHGETQDAVEIIKKHNPDIVFHLGDLVSDAQKIREAFDKEYFYFVSGNNDYFQALNEQNVEFEGKRIFACHGHHYGVKNGLSYLYNAAKERKADIVLFGHTHMPLVTYMGNILVVNPGCLNRRYSKKGTYSIVTVQKDKINAQIFLI, from the coding sequence ATGAATATTCTTGTAATTTCAGATACTCACGGAGAAACACAAGACGCTGTGGAAATTATAAAAAAGCATAATCCCGATATTGTTTTTCATTTGGGAGATTTAGTAAGCGATGCTCAAAAAATAAGAGAAGCTTTTGATAAAGAATATTTTTATTTCGTAAGTGGAAACAACGATTATTTTCAAGCACTTAACGAGCAAAATGTAGAATTTGAAGGTAAAAGAATATTTGCTTGCCACGGACATCATTACGGTGTAAAAAACGGTCTTTCGTATTTATATAATGCGGCAAAAGAGAGGAAAGCAGATATTGTTCTTTTTGGGCATACACATATGCCTCTTGTTACTTATATGGGGAATATTTTAGTTGTTAATCCCGGTTGCCTGAACAGAAGATATTCTAAAAAAGGGACTTATTCAATTGTAACAGTCCAGAAAGATAAAATAAACGCACAGATTTTCTTGATTTAA